The window GTCATCCTGGGGCTGGTCATCCTCAGCACGGAGTTCCGGTGGGCGCAGAAGGTGGTGCGGCCCGCCCAGGTGTGGTTCCACCGCGCCGAGCGGTACGGGATGCGCCTGAAGGATGAGTTCTTCCGGCGTCTGCGCGAGCGCAGGGCGGTGCGGCGCGGACACCCGCTGCCGGACACCCCGTCCGACTAGGCCCCTCTGGAGTCGACCGGCCCCCGCCGACCACGGCCGCGGACCGCCGGAGCACCCGCGCGAACGGGACGGGACCCAGCACGAAAGAGGCAGCGCCCCGCACGAACGAAAAACGGCCCCACCGGGGTACCTACCCCCGAGTGGGACCGTCTCAGAGCCGTGTGGGCGATACTGGACTCGAACCAGTGACCTCGTCGGTGTGAACGACGCGCTCTAGCCAACTGAGCTAATCGCCCTGAGCTTCCTGCCTGCCCGCCCTGTCGGCCGGACAAGTAAGACTCTAGCGCACGTTCGGGGGTGCTCGACGCACACGGAAGCCCTCGGCGGACCCCGTTCCATGTGATGGAGGTCACTTTAACCTTTCGAGGGGTTCGCGGGAGTGTCCGCACCCGCCCCCGATCCCCGCAGTGATAAGGAGTTCCCACCCCCGTGGACCCGACGAACACCACCCCTTCATTACCTCCGCGTGACGTGGGACACCCAACATTGGGAAATCTTTGGTTTGTCCTGGTCATTACAGTGACGAAGGATCGTGGCGCCGCACCGCGGCACGCCGGGCCCGTCGCACGGGCGGCGAGACCTCCGGTCCCACCCACCAAG is drawn from Nocardiopsis dassonvillei subsp. dassonvillei DSM 43111 and contains these coding sequences:
- a CDS encoding PGPGW domain-containing protein — translated: MRARLRLFRSRMHTHPALRLPWSVLVGTVGVVVILAGLLMMVVPGPGLASVILGLVILSTEFRWAQKVVRPAQVWFHRAERYGMRLKDEFFRRLRERRAVRRGHPLPDTPSD